A stretch of Chloroflexota bacterium DNA encodes these proteins:
- a CDS encoding sulfatase-like hydrolase/transferase: MPKRPNILWYCSDQQRFDTIEGLNNEHIHTPRLKRFMDTAVTFTHAHCQTQICTPSRASFLTGMYPSALGVLGNGNPYFPPEHSSRLITRVLAGEGFDVGNVGKLHLAGAGGGAEQRTDDGYRYFQYSHSHKGPDLPFHDYADWIRLQGSDPAGLIPGDWGGQASYRRGAEVKSFGGLFEPTAEADNVPPHLHQTHWCTEKGIEFINANRNVDQPWMLTLNPFDPHAPFDAPYEYYRRYDPDELPGAHFRESDIAHQQRLVDAGIDFQSKPKHPREWDHRKVQASYYAMIEQIDHEFGRLLDHLEAIGERDNTIVIFTSDHGEALCDHGMILKGCRFFEGLVRVPLMISWPGRFAGDKICEGLVELTDLVPTLYEALGMEVPYHVQGKSLLPVLEGADDGRDHRDYVRTEFYGAINHADQTHATMYRTRRWKLVTYHGKDVCELYDLESDPWEHEDLSRDPAHAAVLQRLLREAYDAQAYARTNPVPRTFSF; the protein is encoded by the coding sequence ATGCCCAAGCGCCCCAACATCCTCTGGTATTGCTCCGATCAGCAGCGCTTCGACACCATCGAAGGACTCAACAACGAACACATACACACGCCGCGGTTGAAACGGTTCATGGACACTGCGGTCACGTTCACCCACGCGCATTGCCAGACCCAGATTTGCACTCCCAGCCGGGCCAGTTTTCTCACCGGCATGTACCCGAGCGCGCTCGGGGTTCTGGGCAACGGTAATCCCTACTTTCCGCCGGAACACTCCTCTCGCCTGATCACGCGGGTGCTGGCCGGGGAGGGCTTCGACGTCGGCAACGTCGGCAAGCTGCACCTGGCCGGCGCCGGCGGCGGCGCCGAGCAGCGTACCGACGACGGCTACCGCTACTTCCAGTATTCGCACTCGCACAAGGGCCCGGACCTGCCTTTCCACGACTATGCCGACTGGATCCGTTTGCAAGGCAGCGATCCGGCCGGGTTGATACCCGGCGATTGGGGCGGCCAGGCCAGTTACCGGCGCGGTGCCGAAGTCAAGTCTTTCGGAGGCCTTTTCGAGCCGACCGCCGAAGCCGACAACGTTCCCCCTCACCTGCACCAGACCCATTGGTGCACCGAAAAAGGGATCGAATTCATCAACGCCAACCGCAACGTCGACCAGCCCTGGATGCTGACGTTGAACCCGTTCGATCCCCACGCGCCGTTCGACGCCCCCTACGAGTACTACCGGCGCTACGATCCGGACGAGCTCCCGGGTGCCCACTTCCGCGAATCGGACATCGCCCACCAGCAGCGTCTGGTCGACGCAGGGATCGATTTCCAGTCCAAGCCAAAGCATCCACGCGAATGGGACCACCGCAAGGTCCAGGCTTCCTACTACGCCATGATCGAGCAGATCGATCACGAATTCGGCCGCCTGCTGGACCACCTGGAAGCAATCGGCGAGCGCGATAACACGATCGTGATCTTCACCTCCGATCACGGCGAGGCGCTCTGCGACCACGGCATGATCCTCAAGGGCTGCCGATTCTTCGAGGGCCTGGTCCGCGTGCCGCTGATGATCTCCTGGCCGGGCCGCTTCGCCGGGGACAAGATCTGCGAAGGCCTGGTCGAGCTGACCGACCTGGTCCCCACCCTCTACGAGGCGCTGGGGATGGAGGTCCCCTATCACGTGCAGGGCAAGTCGCTGCTGCCGGTGCTTGAGGGCGCGGACGATGGACGCGACCATCGCGACTACGTTCGGACCGAGTTCTACGGGGCGATCAACCACGCCGACCAGACCCACGCGACCATGTACCGCACCCGCCGCTGGAAGCTGGTCACCTACCACGGCAAGGACGTGTGCGAGCTCTACGACCTGGAGTCCGACCCCTGGGAGCACGAGGACCTCTCGCGCGACCCCGCACACGCCGCGGTCCTGCAGCGGCTGTTGCGCGAGGCCTACGACGCGCAGGCCTATGCCCGGACCAACCCGGTGCCGAGAACCTTCTCCTTCTAA
- a CDS encoding ATP-binding cassette domain-containing protein, protein MLRIEHAHKRFGRIHALRGVDLEAGAGRVLGLLGPNGSGKTTAMRAIFDLVSLDRGRVTWRDRPIGRRQLQRFGYMPENRGLYPRAKVGEQLIYLGRLRGMDRESAAAAAGDWLARLGLADRSDTPLENLSNGNQQRIQLAAALLHDPELVVLDEPFAGLDPLATETLSELVRDRAAAGAVVIFSSHQLDLVQDLVDDVAIVDAGHLLRFGPVDRIRSASAYRRLRVELAEPAGRWWGRIAGAELVAADEGAVGLRVGADLDLESALAAALEAGRVIEFAYTRPSLSEVFMEAVRGRDLDDG, encoded by the coding sequence ATGCTCAGGATCGAACACGCGCACAAGCGGTTCGGCCGGATCCACGCCCTGCGCGGCGTGGACCTCGAGGCCGGCGCCGGGAGAGTCCTCGGGCTGCTGGGACCGAACGGGTCCGGCAAGACCACCGCGATGCGCGCGATCTTCGACCTTGTGTCCCTGGACCGGGGCCGGGTCACCTGGCGGGATCGGCCGATCGGCCGGCGGCAGCTGCAGCGCTTCGGCTACATGCCGGAGAACCGCGGCCTCTATCCGCGCGCCAAGGTGGGCGAGCAGCTAATCTACCTGGGCCGGCTGCGCGGAATGGACCGCGAGTCGGCCGCCGCCGCGGCCGGCGACTGGCTGGCGCGGCTGGGGCTGGCCGACCGTTCGGATACCCCGCTCGAGAACCTCTCCAACGGCAACCAGCAGCGGATTCAGCTGGCCGCGGCCCTGCTGCACGACCCCGAGCTGGTGGTCCTGGACGAACCGTTCGCCGGACTCGATCCGCTGGCCACCGAAACGCTTTCCGAACTGGTGCGCGATCGCGCCGCCGCCGGCGCGGTGGTGATCTTCTCGTCCCACCAGCTCGACCTGGTCCAGGACCTGGTAGACGACGTTGCGATCGTTGACGCCGGCCACCTGCTTCGATTCGGCCCGGTCGATCGGATCCGATCCGCATCGGCCTACCGGCGCCTGCGGGTCGAGCTGGCTGAACCGGCCGGGCGCTGGTGGGGCCGGATAGCCGGCGCTGAGCTGGTGGCCGCCGACGAGGGAGCGGTGGGCCTGCGGGTCGGCGCGGACCTGGACCTGGAATCCGCGCTCGCGGCGGCGCTGGAGGCCGGACGGGTGATTGAATTTGCCTACACCCGGCCGTCGCTCTCCGAGGTATTTATGGAAGCGGTGCGCGGACGGGACCTGGACGATGGGTGA
- a CDS encoding HlyC/CorC family transporter → MGQSNWLFTLGPAPEQGGSPIEIIVGVTLALLLIAVNGVYAGAQFALIAVNRYRIEQRAEDGDRRAGSATARLRNLAYELSGAQLGITVTSLALGFVAELLFAPALEKYLGEAGIGAGSGATFAIGSLAVLVLLSFIQMVMGELVPKNFALARPVQMTLLLAPLLGLSNRLTRPLVWLLNYLANLCIRVVGMEPSDELAGVRNSADLLRAIRWSSRAGSLPSSTSRFAEAVVAFDSLLVRDVFTPRSNVISLPDNATMADLARVVSQHGVARIPVLMRGSEEVLGVVTARALLSIARHDLASFPVRLYMQPILATPPTAPVYSVLLRMRRQQNPMAVALDEHGVMAGVLTIEDALLPLLIGRAGSSDGLARRTVRLDGLATALECEQAAGFTLPPGPYETLAGFLLMEFQRIPAAGDVLEYRAWRFEVLATNGMQITRVAVTPPVAP, encoded by the coding sequence TTGGGCCAGTCAAATTGGCTTTTCACTCTTGGTCCGGCACCTGAGCAGGGCGGTTCGCCAATAGAGATCATCGTCGGCGTCACCCTGGCGCTGTTGCTAATTGCCGTCAATGGCGTGTACGCCGGAGCCCAGTTCGCACTCATCGCGGTGAACCGCTACCGCATTGAGCAGCGTGCCGAAGACGGTGACCGCCGCGCCGGCAGCGCCACCGCGCGACTTCGCAACCTGGCCTACGAACTCTCCGGGGCCCAGCTCGGCATCACCGTGACTTCGCTGGCGCTTGGGTTCGTCGCCGAACTGCTTTTTGCCCCTGCGCTCGAGAAATATCTCGGCGAGGCCGGAATCGGCGCCGGTTCCGGGGCCACCTTCGCGATCGGGTCGCTGGCCGTGCTGGTGCTGCTTTCATTCATTCAGATGGTCATGGGCGAACTGGTGCCGAAGAACTTCGCCCTGGCCCGGCCAGTGCAGATGACGTTGCTGCTGGCCCCGCTGCTGGGCCTGTCGAACCGCCTGACCCGGCCGCTGGTTTGGCTGCTGAACTACCTGGCCAATTTGTGCATTCGGGTGGTCGGGATGGAGCCATCCGATGAGCTGGCCGGGGTCCGCAATTCCGCCGACCTGCTGCGGGCGATCCGCTGGTCCTCGCGGGCCGGCTCGCTGCCCTCTAGCACGTCTCGTTTCGCCGAGGCGGTGGTGGCCTTTGACTCGCTGCTGGTGCGGGATGTTTTCACCCCGCGCAGCAATGTCATTTCGCTCCCCGACAATGCCACGATGGCCGACTTGGCTCGGGTCGTGAGCCAGCACGGCGTGGCGCGCATACCGGTGCTGATGCGGGGCAGCGAAGAAGTCCTTGGGGTTGTAACGGCAAGGGCGTTGCTTTCGATCGCCCGCCACGACCTGGCCAGTTTTCCGGTCCGTCTCTACATGCAGCCGATCCTGGCGACCCCGCCGACCGCGCCCGTCTACTCGGTCCTGCTGCGAATGCGTCGCCAGCAGAACCCGATGGCCGTGGCCTTGGACGAACACGGCGTCATGGCCGGCGTCCTGACCATCGAGGACGCGCTGCTGCCGCTGCTCATCGGGCGCGCCGGTTCCTCGGACGGACTGGCCCGACGAACCGTCCGCCTGGACGGGTTGGCGACGGCTTTGGAGTGCGAACAGGCGGCCGGTTTCACCCTTCCGCCCGGTCCCTACGAGACCCTGGCCGGGTTCCTGCTAATGGAATTCCAGCGCATTCCGGCGGCCGGCGACGTCCTCGAATACCGCGCCTGGCGATTCGAGGTGCTGGCCACCAACGGAATGCAGATCACAAGGGTGGCGGTGACTCCGCCGGTGGCGCCGTGA